A genome region from Dethiobacter alkaliphilus AHT 1 includes the following:
- a CDS encoding class E sortase — MKRAINIFSVLLIFSGLALVATPIYRYAVGIYYQSAERAAMVGEAPEYEPVKSIDPVVLQEEMEVDPTKLPQFNGVLEIPNIDLDVVVVQGVSQEDLRRGVGFYPQSTHPEYGNVSIAGHRTGYAGWFLKIDRLEPGDEIILTLGPNRYHYSVRKQFITHNRDWDVIESNGNAELTLTTCLMTTNSRRLIVKADLVEVIEVQQETREIQ, encoded by the coding sequence ATGAAACGAGCTATTAACATCTTTAGCGTCCTCCTTATCTTCAGTGGCTTGGCACTTGTAGCCACCCCCATCTACAGATATGCTGTGGGAATCTATTATCAAAGCGCAGAACGGGCAGCTATGGTCGGTGAAGCTCCCGAATATGAACCTGTCAAATCTATTGACCCAGTCGTTCTGCAGGAAGAAATGGAAGTAGACCCTACCAAACTCCCACAATTTAATGGTGTACTTGAAATTCCCAATATTGATTTGGATGTGGTGGTTGTCCAAGGAGTTTCTCAGGAAGACCTCAGACGTGGAGTTGGTTTTTATCCTCAAAGCACACACCCTGAATACGGCAACGTATCGATTGCAGGCCATCGGACAGGTTATGCAGGATGGTTTTTGAAGATTGACAGGTTGGAGCCGGGCGATGAAATTATACTGACACTGGGACCAAACCGCTATCACTACAGCGTTCGCAAACAATTCATTACACATAACCGTGACTGGGATGTAATTGAATCTAACGGCAATGCCGAGCTGACTTTAACCACCTGCCTGATGACCACCAACAGCAGACGCTTAATTGTTAAGGCAGATCTGGTTGAGGTGATTGAGGTTCAGCAGGAAACTCGTGAAATACAATGA
- a CDS encoding LPXTG cell wall anchor domain-containing protein, whose product MAYGAYESRVEISGNDPGYLESYKVLKVDPPRDGEETINITIDEQQITGTIKFTFSEDGKYVDWETNPLPITHVFVKGGPGGFLYSYDGETSSDQGLRAPDNRGGNQADISHVTFYIMPQDVPDPAPVPVTVTVNKEVIDVGGDPVSDDDGTFTVLIGDDISEEITVALGAEFHLLPDTYDIEELFDAEKYEFVSFSDEVTEDSGEYTFTVDDASITITITNRLIAAENGNGDDDGEVADETPAGDDNGDDEDVGQLPDETPAGDDNGDDEGQLPDETPAGDDDDEDVGQLPDETPAGDDEELPVTSGTDFLMLGLGTAMTTGGLVLRRRKRK is encoded by the coding sequence TTGGCATATGGGGCATATGAGTCACGGGTAGAGATTTCCGGAAATGACCCTGGATACCTTGAGAGCTATAAGGTGCTAAAAGTAGACCCGCCTCGAGACGGTGAAGAGACAATCAACATCACCATCGATGAACAACAGATCACAGGCACAATCAAATTTACTTTTTCTGAGGATGGAAAGTATGTCGATTGGGAAACCAACCCTTTGCCCATTACACATGTTTTTGTTAAAGGGGGCCCTGGCGGCTTCTTGTACTCCTATGATGGAGAAACTTCTAGTGATCAAGGGTTAAGGGCACCCGATAACAGAGGCGGCAATCAAGCGGACATCAGTCACGTTACTTTCTATATCATGCCTCAAGATGTTCCGGATCCTGCTCCTGTTCCTGTTACTGTTACCGTAAATAAGGAAGTAATAGACGTAGGCGGTGATCCCGTTTCCGATGATGATGGTACATTCACTGTTCTTATAGGCGATGATATATCTGAAGAAATTACCGTTGCCCTGGGAGCTGAATTCCATCTTCTACCCGACACGTATGATATTGAAGAATTATTTGACGCTGAAAAATATGAATTTGTAAGCTTTTCTGATGAAGTCACAGAAGACTCTGGAGAATACACTTTTACCGTAGATGATGCCTCAATCACAATAACTATAACAAATCGACTAATTGCTGCAGAAAACGGTAATGGCGATGACGATGGCGAGGTTGCCGATGAGACTCCTGCCGGTGACGACAATGGCGATGACGAGGACGTTGGCCAGCTTCCCGATGAGACTCCTGCCGGTGACGACAATGGCGATGACGAAGGTCAGCTTCCAGATGAGACTCCCGCCGGTGACGACGATGACGAGGACGTTGGCCAGCTTCCCGATGAGACTCCTGCCGGTGACGACGAAGAGTTACCCGTAACCAGTGGAACCGACTTCCTGATGCTGGGACTGGGAACCGCAATGACTACAGGTGGCTTGGTACTCCGTCGACGCAAGCGTAAATAA